A DNA window from Hoplias malabaricus isolate fHopMal1 chromosome 5, fHopMal1.hap1, whole genome shotgun sequence contains the following coding sequences:
- the c5h6orf89 gene encoding bombesin receptor-activated protein C6orf89 homolog, whose amino-acid sequence MGSTLSEPCIYDKLSESIDILRQSGYRYGMSEREIEKFIKQVLETNEPRRDPPQFPLLRATVKVVVAVGVLLIAVLAFMYPQSLPQAGSFSTGQNWTSPLSHIRLLSLPIAKKYNLHSFHTWWGVGGVKHTLLNCSACAGVSAVLELNTLHTESLHTHTQPVLLKAGESLQLGREHLEKLYSAMSESVLVLLEEEEQVVSLEARFPQSPANFSLLWRFDTGSREEMLQHLFPSVEHCPLLERAATTLRRCRVSHSLGSQSRGERVSGWLLVGDGSPTVRVLPLHRCQTHCSSFNLWLSPGDLVYADPRFWQLELFPGQGENIMCDGSAL is encoded by the exons ATGGGCTCCACCCTCAGCGAGCCGTGTATTTATGACAAACTCTCAGAGAGCATTGATATATTGCGCCAGTCGGGCTACCGCTATGGCATGTCAGAGCGTGAGATCGAGAAGTTCATCAAACAGGTTTTAGAGACCAATGAGCCACGGAGGGACCCCCCACAGTTCCCTCTTCTCCGGGCCACTGTCAAG GTTGTTGTTGCTGTCGGTGTGTTGCTGATAGCGGTGTTAGCCTTCATGTATCCTCAGAGTCTTCCCCAAGCTGGATCCTTTAGCACCGGGCAGAACTGGACCTCGCCTCTTAGCCACATCCGGCTCTTATCTCTGCCCATTGCCAAGAAATACAACCTCCACA gtTTCCACACCTGGTGGGGTGTAGGTGGCGTGAAACACACTCTGTTGAACTGTTCTGCTTGTGCTGGAGTGTCTGCCGTTCTGGAACTAAACACTCTTCACACTGagtctctacacacacacacacaacctgtaCTACTGAAG gctgGTGAGTCTCTGCAGTTGGGTCGGGAGCATTTGGAGAAGTTGTACTCCGCTATGTCAGAATCTGTACTGGTtctgttggaggaggaggaacaggTTGTTTCTCTGGAGGCGAGGTTTCCTCAGAGTCCGGCTAACTTCAGCCTTCTCTG GAGGTTTGACACAGGTTCGAGGGAGGAGATGTTGCAGCATCTATTTCCCAGTGTGGAGCACTGTCCCCTGCTGGAGAGAGCAGCAACTACATTGCGGCGCTGCAGAGTCTCTCACAGCTTGGGCTCTCAGAGCAGG gGAGAGCGTGTGTCAGGTTGGTTGTTGGTTGGTGATGGTTCCCCCACTGTTCGAGTTCTGCCGCTCCATCGCTGCCAAACACACTGCAGCTCCTTCAACCTGTGGCTCAGTCCAGGAGATctgg TTTACGCAGATCCACGGTTCTGGCAGCTGGAACTCTTCCCTGGACAAGGAGAGAACATTATGTGTGATGGATCAGCTCtctga